In Armatimonadota bacterium, one genomic interval encodes:
- a CDS encoding PaaI family thioesterase, giving the protein MDGVLPAANRCFICGPDNPVGLRLGFSPQGPGVAAEFVLGQEHIGWEGVIHGGLIAAVLDDAMANIWAWRGTPAVTTSISVRFRRPVRPGERLRVFAEPVGARRSAMQRARGTVMRSDGIPVAEGKGVVLIGPRAAGLAKD; this is encoded by the coding sequence ATGGACGGCGTGCTGCCCGCAGCCAACCGCTGCTTTATCTGCGGTCCGGACAACCCCGTGGGACTGCGCCTGGGGTTTTCCCCGCAGGGCCCCGGCGTGGCCGCCGAGTTCGTCCTGGGACAGGAGCACATCGGCTGGGAGGGGGTGATCCACGGGGGACTCATCGCGGCGGTCCTGGACGACGCCATGGCCAACATCTGGGCCTGGCGCGGCACGCCCGCGGTGACCACCAGTATCTCCGTGCGCTTCCGCCGTCCGGTCCGCCCGGGAGAGCGGCTGCGGGTCTTCGCCGAGCCTGTGGGGGCGCGGCGATCGGCCATGCAGCGGGCCCGGGGGACGGTGATGCGGTCCGACGGCATCCCGGTCGCCGAGGGAAAGGGCGTGGTCCTGATAGGGCCCCGCGCCGCCGGCCTGGCAAAGGACTGA
- the smpB gene encoding SsrA-binding protein SmpB, whose product MAGTDRQRDIATNRRARYEYHIEETVEGGLVLTGTEVKSLRAGRASLAEAFARVERGEVWIHGMHIPPYEAGSVFNHDPLRSRKVLLHRSEINRLLGKAQQKGYTLVPLRLYFKGGLAKVELAVARGKKAYDKREAIARREAQREMAQALKRGLRGPGRR is encoded by the coding sequence ATGGCCGGAACGGATCGCCAGCGCGATATCGCCACAAACCGCCGGGCCCGCTACGAGTACCACATCGAGGAGACGGTGGAGGGCGGCCTGGTCCTCACCGGTACCGAGGTGAAGTCACTGCGCGCCGGCCGGGCCAGCCTGGCAGAGGCGTTCGCCCGGGTGGAACGCGGCGAGGTCTGGATCCACGGGATGCACATCCCCCCCTATGAGGCGGGCAGCGTCTTCAACCACGACCCGCTGCGCTCCCGCAAGGTCCTGCTGCACCGCAGCGAAATCAACCGGCTGCTGGGGAAGGCGCAGCAGAAGGGCTACACCCTGGTCCCCCTGCGCCTGTACTTCAAGGGGGGCCTGGCCAAAGTGGAACTGGCCGTGGCGCGGGGCAAGAAGGCCTACGACAAGCGGGAGGCCATCGCCCGGCGGGAGGCGCAGCGGGAGATGGCGCAGGCGCTCAAGCGCGGTCTCCGGGGGCCTGGGCGGCGGTGA
- a CDS encoding permease, producing MIYTGSILGAGVAWTRVLTALAMAFIVGWAMTLALRREEAQRLEKQPGNAKSRILSATDLTILALLVVALLAPNYLVRGGPYVQRVAVWAAGMTLVAAYACWKKTREQVRRWLEETWWFVRVIFPLLLVGVFIVGVIGPGLSLPNWLAIGRVLGAKKAVVYVGTIIVLGTIGGWFAGTFIFR from the coding sequence CTGATCTACACGGGCAGCATCCTGGGGGCCGGGGTGGCCTGGACGCGAGTCCTGACCGCCCTGGCCATGGCCTTCATCGTCGGCTGGGCGATGACCCTGGCCTTGCGCCGGGAGGAGGCGCAGCGGCTGGAGAAGCAGCCGGGCAACGCGAAATCCCGCATCCTGAGCGCTACCGACCTCACCATCCTGGCCCTTTTGGTTGTGGCACTGCTGGCTCCCAACTACCTGGTGCGAGGCGGTCCATATGTCCAGAGGGTAGCGGTCTGGGCGGCCGGGATGACCCTGGTGGCCGCCTACGCGTGCTGGAAGAAGACCCGCGAGCAGGTCCGCCGCTGGCTGGAGGAAACCTGGTGGTTCGTGCGCGTCATCTTCCCTCTTTTGCTCGTCGGCGTGTTTATCGTCGGCGTCATCGGGCCCGGGCTCAGCCTCCCCAACTGGCTGGCCATCGGTCGGGTGTTGGGGGCGAAGAAGGCCGTCGTGTACGTGGGCACGATCATCGTCCTGGGGACCATCGGCGGCTGGTTCGCCGGGACGTTCATCTTCAGGTAA
- a CDS encoding thioredoxin family protein, translating into MEIFGPGCPRCHATKQAVQQAVRALGLEATITEIADPKEMARQRIIFTPAVRINSEVKCAGRVPQVSEVTSWLATAAATAEGT; encoded by the coding sequence GTGGAGATCTTCGGTCCGGGGTGCCCGCGGTGTCACGCCACCAAGCAGGCCGTCCAACAGGCGGTGCGCGCGCTCGGCCTGGAGGCGACCATCACGGAGATCGCCGACCCGAAAGAGATGGCCAGACAGCGGATCATTTTCACCCCGGCCGTGCGGATCAACAGCGAGGTGAAGTGCGCCGGCCGTGTCCCGCAGGTGTCAGAGGTCACGAGCTGGCTGGCCACGGCGGCCGCGACCGCTGAAGGGACTTAG
- the rsfS gene encoding ribosome silencing factor: MGEPPSLLRARTAAAAAEGKAAEQVVVLDLRTLTLVTDFFVICTATSRVHMKAVREGIEEAMERASFRLQAREGDEEAQWVLLDYGDVVVHLLSPQTRAFYKLERMWARAPQVAVSGGRTG; encoded by the coding sequence ATGGGTGAGCCTCCCAGCCTCCTCCGAGCGCGGACAGCAGCAGCCGCGGCGGAGGGCAAGGCCGCCGAGCAGGTGGTCGTCCTCGACCTGCGCACGCTGACCCTGGTCACCGACTTCTTCGTCATCTGCACGGCCACCAGTCGCGTGCACATGAAGGCGGTGCGCGAAGGGATCGAGGAAGCCATGGAACGGGCCAGCTTCCGGCTGCAGGCGCGAGAGGGCGATGAGGAGGCGCAGTGGGTGCTGCTGGACTACGGCGATGTGGTGGTGCACCTGCTCAGCCCCCAGACGCGGGCCTTCTACAAGCTGGAGCGGATGTGGGCCAGGGCCCCCCAGGTGGCCGTTTCCGGCGGGAGGACGGGGTAG